In the genome of Enterococcus hirae ATCC 9790, one region contains:
- a CDS encoding pyridoxal phosphate-dependent aminotransferase produces MNLTNRFNHRLAKIAVSQIRSFDQQISAIPDVIKLTLGEPDFPTPEHVKQAGITAIEENYSHYTGMRGLPEVCEAACLFQKERYGLVYDPQTEVLTTVGATEAIAASLLAILEEGDKVLIPAPAYPGYQPIVDLAGAELITIDTSETGFICQPEQLEAAFAIYGDSIKAIILNYPSNPTGTLLTSEQMAKLAEVIKQRSVFVISDEVYAELNYVGDHVSPASYLPEQTIVISGLSKSHAMTGWRIGFIFAQKYVIDEIIKVHQYLVTSATTMAQKAAVEALTTGMYDGEKMKEQYAKRRDYLLGQLSELGFEVIPPDGAFYLFCKLPKEVTLNSWEFCLQLAEQGRVACIPGSAFGPEGEGYIRISYASSLAELTEACQRIRLFLADM; encoded by the coding sequence ATGAATTTAACCAATCGTTTTAATCACAGGCTTGCAAAAATAGCAGTGTCACAAATCAGAAGTTTTGACCAACAAATTTCTGCTATCCCCGATGTCATCAAGTTAACCTTAGGAGAGCCTGATTTTCCAACACCCGAACATGTCAAACAGGCGGGGATCACTGCTATTGAAGAAAATTATTCCCATTATACGGGGATGAGGGGACTACCCGAAGTTTGTGAAGCTGCTTGTTTATTTCAAAAAGAACGTTATGGGTTGGTATACGATCCTCAAACTGAAGTACTAACGACAGTTGGTGCCACAGAAGCAATCGCTGCTTCTTTACTAGCGATTTTAGAAGAAGGCGACAAAGTATTGATTCCTGCGCCTGCTTATCCTGGCTATCAGCCGATAGTGGATCTTGCTGGAGCGGAATTGATCACGATCGATACGTCAGAAACAGGCTTTATTTGCCAACCAGAACAGTTAGAAGCAGCCTTTGCTATTTATGGCGACTCGATCAAAGCAATTATCTTGAACTATCCAAGCAATCCAACAGGAACACTGTTAACTTCAGAACAAATGGCAAAATTAGCTGAAGTCATCAAACAACGATCGGTCTTCGTGATCAGTGATGAAGTCTATGCAGAGTTGAATTATGTCGGAGACCATGTCTCGCCAGCGTCTTATCTTCCGGAGCAAACAATTGTGATTAGCGGTTTATCCAAATCTCATGCGATGACCGGCTGGCGGATCGGCTTTATTTTTGCTCAAAAATATGTGATTGATGAAATCATCAAAGTCCATCAATATTTAGTCACTTCAGCCACTACGATGGCTCAAAAAGCTGCGGTTGAGGCACTTACTACCGGAATGTATGATGGGGAAAAAATGAAAGAACAGTATGCGAAGAGAAGAGATTATCTTTTAGGTCAATTAAGTGAGTTAGGGTTTGAAGTCATACCACCTGATGGCGCCTTTTACCTGTTTTGTAAACTGCCAAAAGAAGTTACCTTGAATTCTTGGGAGTTTTGCTTACAGTTAGCAGAACAAGGCAGAGTCGCCTGTATCCCT